One stretch of Malus domestica chromosome 14, GDT2T_hap1 DNA includes these proteins:
- the LOC103431200 gene encoding uncharacterized protein, producing MEARAFYSCSAGGVPFAFRAPAAAKGGNFASSSPLLIQSMATTKPIPSATNTVSSKKNSSVKLLTRVEQLKLLTKAEKAGLLSAAEKSGLSLSTIEKLGLLSKAEEFGILSAATDPGTPGALLSLGLGLLVLGPFVVYLVPEDSPLEIGLQAVVALAAIVGGSAAFAASNLVSSLQKSI from the exons ATGGAGGCCAGAGCATTTTACAGCTGCAGCGCCGGCGGTGTGCCTTTCGCTTTCAGAGCACCAGCAGCAGCAAAAGGAGGCAACTTTGCTTCCTCCTCGCCTCTCCTCATCCAATCCATGGCTACCACGAAACCCATTCCTTCAGCTACCAACACAGTCAGCTCCAAGAAG AATTCATCTGTGAAGCTGCTAACAAGGGTGGAGCAACTGAAGCTGCTGACCAAAGCAGAGAAAGCCGGCCTGCTGTCCGCGGCAGAGAAGTCCGGGCTCTCATTGTCGACGATAGAGAAGCTAGGGTTGCTCTCCAAGGCGGAGGAATTCGGAATCCTTTCTGCAGCCACCGACCCGGGAACTCCCGGGGCATTGTTGAGTCTAGGCTTAGGACTGCTGGTTTTGGGTCCATTTGTTGTTTATCTTGTGCCTGAGGATTCTCCTTTGGAGATAGGGCTACAAGCTGTTGTTGCTTTGGCTGCAATAGTGGGTGGTTCTGCTGCTTTTGCTGCATCAAATCTTGTATCCAGTTTGCAGAAATCCATTTGA